ATGAACATGAATGCCTTTCCATCGGAGAGGCCAAAGCTCTCCAGGATTCTCCTCCTCCGCTCCTCCCTTGGAAGGTTTGAGTTTTCAAGGAGTTCCTCGTTCCAGAAAGAGCAGTCGATGCCGTTGAAAACGTGCGTTACCTTGCCGTCGAAGTTTCCAAAGAACCCCCACTCTTCCCAGAGGTAGCTCCTGCTCACCGTTGTGACCGCATCGGCTACATAGCAGGCGGTGTGCTCCGGGTCTATGTCCGGATAAGGCGCGAGCTCGCCCAGGTTGGACTCGTGGAAGTAGTAAGCGGGAATCTTGGCCTTGTTAAGCCTGTGAACCGTAAAGACGGCTCTAACTTGGAAGTACTTTTTGAGTAACCCAAGGGCAAAAACGGTGTGCCAGTCGTGGGCATGGATTACATCAGGCTTAAAGGCCCCAACGATACTGTTAAGCAAACCGACGGAGGCCTTACCAAAGAGTACCGCCTTCCTGAGTAGGGTCTCCCAGTCGGGGTAAACATCGGTATCAAGGACGTCTCCCGAGAGGGTGTAGACCGCGACACCGTTCTGCTCCCTTTTTCTCACTGTTATTGAGACTTTCCTGCCCTCAAATGCAACCGCAAAAGAAAATAGGTACTCGCCCAGGTTCCTCCCGTGGTTGGGGGTGAAGACAACCACCTCGTTGCCTAGTTCCACAAGACCTTCTCCTATGCTCGTAACTGCCTCAGCTAGACCTCCTACCTTGACGGGAAGGTATTCAAAGGAAAGCATAAGAACGCGCATAGGCATCACTCGAGGAGTATAAACCTCTCGCCCTCAACGTCCTCAACGTAACTGCTTATTCCACCGACCTTCCACCGGTTGCCACCGGCCTCGATTGTGACGTTCGCAACCAGAGGGGTGTACTCGTAGTCAACGACCTTTCCGTGGAGCTCGATTGGTTCTCGGGTATCTACAAGCTTTCCGATGATTTCGGCCTCCCTAGGAAGACCGACCTGTTTAAGGATTGTAATCAGAGTCCTTATGTTGACGAGTGTTAGGGGCTTTGGAATGGCCTCGTAGTTCAGGGGCTTAACTACCTCGCTGTTGTCGAAGTAAATCGTGTAGAACCAGTGCATGTACTGAAAGACAGCCCTCGGGCTCTTGGCCCAGAAGGAGTAGAACTTCTCCCTGCGCTTGTCCTTTGGAATGGCACCGAAGAATATTGCGTAGTCTGCATCCCCTATTATCCAGCTGGCCATAAGCCAGGGGGCACCGCCAGTTCTCGCGAGTAGAATGTTGTCAGCCATAAGCCACTCTGGGATTTCATCCGGGAGGTTCGTCACGATTACGAAGACGAGATCCTTCCGGGCTTTTATGTCCCTCCGGAGGAGCTCCAGGAACTCGTAGGGAGTGTTGATTAGAACCTCGTGGCGGGCTGTCCTTATTATGTGCTGAACCCTCTCAAGGGTGTTGTCAAACCCGAGAATCGTCCAGATTTCCGGCAGGTCCTGACCGTGGGTCTGTCTGTAGAGCTCAACAAAGGCCTCTTTAAGCTTCTCGATGTCCTCTATGAACTCCTCT
The Thermococcus sp. DNA segment above includes these coding regions:
- a CDS encoding glycogen synthase, producing the protein MRVLMLSFEYLPVKVGGLAEAVTSIGEGLVELGNEVVVFTPNHGRNLGEYLFSFAVAFEGRKVSITVRKREQNGVAVYTLSGDVLDTDVYPDWETLLRKAVLFGKASVGLLNSIVGAFKPDVIHAHDWHTVFALGLLKKYFQVRAVFTVHRLNKAKIPAYYFHESNLGELAPYPDIDPEHTACYVADAVTTVSRSYLWEEWGFFGNFDGKVTHVFNGIDCSFWNEELLENSNLPREERRRRILESFGLSDGKAFMFIGRFDRSQKGVDTLLRAIEILSSDPAFGDIRFLIVGKGDPGLEAWARAVENRFPENVRVITDVLPRETVRELYGSVDFVVIPSSFEPFGLVQLEAMCLGAVPIASSVGGLKDTIIDLNADPENSTGILVPPRDAFALAKAMILAKELDEKTLERLRENARMRARKDFTWENACRRYLLVYENAVDKAVPFLR
- a CDS encoding TrmB family transcriptional regulator yields the protein MREEEIVEKLQKLGLTKYESLAYITLLKLGPSKATDITKESGIPHTRVYDVLSSLHRKGFVDVMHGTPRLYRPVNPEVVLERIKEEFIEDIEKLKEAFVELYRQTHGQDLPEIWTILGFDNTLERVQHIIRTARHEVLINTPYEFLELLRRDIKARKDLVFVIVTNLPDEIPEWLMADNILLARTGGAPWLMASWIIGDADYAIFFGAIPKDKRREKFYSFWAKSPRAVFQYMHWFYTIYFDNSEVVKPLNYEAIPKPLTLVNIRTLITILKQVGLPREAEIIGKLVDTREPIELHGKVVDYEYTPLVANVTIEAGGNRWKVGGISSYVEDVEGERFILLE